One window of Medicago truncatula cultivar Jemalong A17 chromosome 2, MtrunA17r5.0-ANR, whole genome shotgun sequence genomic DNA carries:
- the LOC112419247 gene encoding protein MAIN-LIKE 2-like codes for MVARWWENKLQGTDLGWLQDTSYSMIDHGLIYAFLERWHEETSSFHLPFREMTVTLDDVASLLHIPIDGMLLSHESISPLGSSTFDARREVKMTKGAHCQFGYLKEIFKERLKEQRDLAAEYGVTEEVERLRDQAVRIYMLYLVGITIFTDKSQCTVDVVYLKYFRDLDLVSGFSWGAAALAQLYKELNNVARWTCSQVAGYLTLLQV; via the coding sequence ATGGTTGCACGGTGGTGGGAGAACAAATTGCAGGGCACCGACCTTGGTTGGCTCCAGGACACCAGCTACAGCATGATTGACCATGGTCTGATTTATGCCTTTTTGGAGAGGTGGCACGAGGAGACTTCCAGCTTCCACCTTCCGTTTCGGGAGATGACAGTCACACTTGACGATGTGGCCTCTTTGCTGCATATCCCCATTGATGGCATGCTCCTGTCCCACGAGTCCATATCCCCATTGGGGTCTAGTACGTTTGATGCTCGTAGAGAGGTCAAAATGACCAAAGGTGCACATTGCCAATTTGGCTATTTAAAGGAGATCTTCAAGGAGCGTTTGAAGGAGCAGAGGGATTTGGCAGCGGAGTATGGTGTGACTGAGGAGGTGGAGAGGTTGCGGGACCAGGCTGTCCGCATATATATGCTGTACTTGGTGGGGATCACGATCTTCACTGACAAGAGCCAGTGTACTGTGGATGTTGTGTACCTGAAGTACTTTAGAGACCTCGATCTTGTTTCTGGTTTTTCATGGGGAGCTGCGGCATTAGCTCAATTGTATAAGGAGCTCAACAATGTTGCACGTTGGACCTGCAGTCAGGTGGCAGGATACCTGACTTTGTTGCAGGTGTAA
- the LOC11428549 gene encoding uncharacterized protein At4g04980, whose protein sequence is MSAVRFCGLKSSIFRRKSSDFESMRSSSSSNKKMRISTPPKKPTKVYNDVKGESMEWSFIGMDQLMLMMKVHKKIFVFRDIMDLAPLNTSASLREMVITSLEDLQRLYPRIISIKKVTNIKDKSIDQGLAYLCEGLKCLGESWLKKNDFMDNKNCELQITSCKDNTNMQQLGKTMLATLDCLIKIASEKFDIMEEDSPKKVFNSSNNSDITPKCVLPSPISSYTSTLWSLRIQAVGKLKPIDLKRLSYHMSPQLIERQENKIEKELTKDKEKDHKVENHENDSIKDLVFDLNTIEKLDKTMPLPPPPPPPLPPSTPQLPPVKIPPPPPPPPLSLGLSSVALPPPPPLSMKPGSTPAPAPPPPMLRGNGGSAPPPPPLGAGRSLRARATTKLKRSTQLGNLYRTLKGKVEGSSLKGKSSSGRNTAIGAKNTGGKQGMADALAEMTKRSSYFQQIEEDVQKYTKHIIELRSSITNFKTKEMTELIKFHKEVESVFEKLTDESQVLSRFEGFPSKKLEAIRMAAALFNKLDSILNELQNVNIVTPVTQVLDKIERYFNKIKTELDALERTKDEELKKFKGHNIEFDFYILVKIKEAMVDVSSNCMELALKERRINNSSDGKRKECGGKLLWRAFQFAFRVYTFAGGHDDRADKLTRELAKEIESDPNQP, encoded by the exons ATGTCTGCTGTGAGATTCTGTGGTTTGAAGTCATCAATCTTTCGTCGAAAATCAAGTGATTTTGAG TCAATGAGAAGTTCTTCCTCttctaacaaaaaaatgagAATTTCTACTCCACCAAAGAAGCCTACAAAGGTTTACAATGATGTAAAGGGAGAGTCAATGGAGTGGTCATTTATAGGTATGGATCAATTGATGTTAATGATGAAAGTCCATAAGAAAATCTTTGTCTTCAGAGACATCATGGACCTTGCTCCTTTGAACACTTCTGCTTCCTTAAGAGAG ATGGTTATCACTTCATTGGAAGATCTACAAAGGCTTTACCCAAGGATCATCTCAATCAAGAAAGTGACAAATATTAAGGACAAGTCTATAGATCAG GGTTTGGCATACTTGTGTGAGGGTTTAAAGTGTCTTGGAGAGTCATGGttgaagaaaaatgattttatggacAACAAAAATTGTGAGTTACAAATAACATCATGCAAGGATAACACAAATATGCAACAATTAG GTAAAACTATGTTAGCTACACTTGATTGTTTAATTAAGATTGCAAGTGAAAAATTTGATATCATGGAAGAAGATTCTCCAAAGAAAGTTTTCAACTCCTCCAACAATTCAGATATCACACCAAAATGTGTCCTTCCAAGTCCAATATCATCATATACTTCAACACTTTGGTCTCTAAGAATTCAAGCTGTTGGAAAGCTAAAACCGATTGATTTAAAGCGCTTATCTTACCATATGTCACCACAATTGATTGAAAGACAAGAAAATAAGATAGAAAAAGAACTAACTAAAGACAAGGAAAAGGATCACAAAGTTGAAAATCATGAAAATGACTCAATAAAGGATCTAGTTTTTGACTTAAACACAATTGAGAAATTGGACAAAACAATGCCGCtgccaccaccacctcctcctccactTCCACCATCAACACCTCAATTGCCACCTGTTAAGataccaccaccacctccaccgCCACCACTGTCTCTAGGCTTAAGCTCAGTAGCACTacctccaccaccacctttGTCCATGAAACCTGGATCAACTCCGGCTCCAGCTCCTCCACCGCCAATGCTACGTGGAAACGGAGGATCTGCACCACCGCCACCTCCACTTGGAGCAGGGAGATCATTAAGGGCTAGAGCTACTACAAAACTGAAAAGATCAACACAATTAGGAAACCTTTATAGAACTCTCAAGGGAAAAGTAGAAGGGTCTAGCCTTAAAGGAAAATCGTCTAGTGGGAGAAACACTGCAATTGGAGCAAAAAACACCGGTGGAAAACAAGGAATGGCTGATGCTCTAGCAGAGATGACAAAAAG ATCATCTTACTTTCAACAAATAGAAGAAGATGTTCAAAAGTACACAAAACACATCATAGAATTGAGATCTTCTATTACCAATTTCAAGACAAAGGAAATGACAGAATTGATCAAGTTCCACAAAGAAGTTGAATCTGTTTTTGAGAAACTAACTGATGAATCTCAG GTGTTATCAAGGTTTGAAGGTTTCCCCTCAAAGAAGCTAGAAGCTATAAGAATGGCAGCAGCACTGTTCAACAAATTGGATTCAATACTTAATGAGCTTCAAAATGTGAATATAGTTACACCAGTGACTCAAGTCCTTGACAAGATTGAACGTTATTTCAATAAG atcaaaacagaattAGATGCTTTGGAGCGAACGAAAgatgaagaattgaagaaaTTTAAGGGCCATAACATCGAATTCGACTTCTACATCCTTGTCAAAATTAAAGAAGCAATGGTGGATGTTTCTTCAAATTGCATGGAGTTAGCACTAAAG GAAAGACGTATTAATAATAGTAGtgatggaaaaagaaaagaatgtggTGGTAAGTTGCTTTGGAGGGCTTTCCAATTTGCATTTAGAGTTTATACATTTGCTGGTGGACATGATGATCGTGCTGACAAACTCACAAGAGAATTGGCTAAGGAAATTGAAAGTGACCCTAATCAACCATAG
- the LOC11430769 gene encoding polyphenol oxidase A1, chloroplastic, whose translation MAASISPLAFIHSINVSSNSKISPSSYPFSQKQQKYSRHRKLSRRQVITLSGNNSNQNNPKEEQEPQNIVVGNRRNVLIGLGGLCGTFTTNPFALASPISPPDLSTCGPPDLPLGATPNNINCCPPNSTKIINYKIPSSNQPLRVRQAAHLVNDEYLQKYKKAIELMKALPSNDPRSFIQQANIHCAYCDGAYSQVGFPNLDLQVHNSWLFFPFHRWYLYFYERILGSLINDPTFALPFWNYDAPNGMQFPSIYTDRTSPLYDELRNANHQPPTLIDLNYDGDDENDENERISTNLTIMYRQLVSNGKTSTLFLGSSYRAGDQPDPGAGSIENVPHGPVHRWSGDNTQPNFENMGTFYAAARDPIFFSHHSNIDRFWSVWKTLGGKRKDFKDKDWLESEFLFYDENKNLVKVKVKDSLDTKKLGYVYQDVDTPWLNAKPKPCRKKIQKNVEVAQGIFFGIGEAHASEINSRSYVTCPLVLDNVVSTIVKRPKKSRSKKEKEEKEEVLVIEGIEFDKSLGVKFDVFINDEDDKVIKPVNTEFAGSFVNVPHSSHDHKKKKTNSCLRVGLTDLLEDLGAEDDDSVVVTLVPRYGKGIVKIRNIKIELED comes from the coding sequence ATGGCGGCATCTATCTCACCCCTTGCTTTCATTCACTCAATCAATGTCTCTTCCAACTCAAAGATTTCCCCTTCTTCCTATCCATtttcacaaaaacaacaaaaatattctaGACATAGAAAATTATCAAGACGCCAAGTGATCACATTGAGTGGTAATAATAGTAACCAAAACAACCCTAAAGAGGAACAAGAACCACAAAACATTGTTGTAGGAAATAGGAGGAATGTTCTAATTGGCCTTGGAGGACTTTGTGGTACTTTCACCACTAACCCTTTTGCCCTAGCTTCTCCAATATCCCCACCTGACCTTTCAACATGTGGTCCACCGGATCTACCCTTAGGTGCAACACCAAACAATATTAATTGTTGTCCACCAAATTccacaaaaatcataaattacaAAATTCCTTCATCAAATCAACCCTTAAGGGTAAGACAAGCAGCACATTTAGTCAATGATGAATATCTACAAAAGTACAAAAAAGCCATTGAACTCATGAAAGCCTTACCATCCAATGATCCACGTAGTTTCATACAACAAGCAAACATCCATTGTGCTTATTGTGATGGTGCATATTCCCAAGTTGGTTTCCCTAATCTTGATCTTCAAGTTCATAATTCTTGgctcttttttccttttcatagaTGGTATCTTTATTTCTATGAAAGAATCTTGGGTAGCTTGATCAATGATCCAACCTTTGCTTTACCATTTTGGAACTATGACGCTCCAAATGGCATGCAATTTCCCTCCATTTACACCGACCGTACATCTCCTCTTTACGATGAACTCCGAAATGCAAATCATCAACCTCCAACACTCATAGACTTAAACTATGACGGTGAcgatgaaaatgatgaaaatgaaagaaTCTCCACAAACCTTACTATAATGTATAGACAACTTGTCTCAAATGGAAAAACTTCAACTCTATTCCTCGGAAGCTCTTACCGTGCCGGTGATCAACCCGATCCAGGTGCTGGATCCATAGAGAATGTTCCACATGGACCAGTTCATAGATGGAGTGGTGATAATACGCAACCTAACTTTGAAAACATGGGAACTTTCTATGCAGCTGCTAGAGAtcctatttttttctctcaccaTTCAAATATTGATAGGTTTTGGTCTGTATGGAAAACACTTGGTGGGAAAAGAAAAGATTTCAAAGACAAAGATTGGTTAGAATCAGAGTTTCTTTTCTATGATGAGAATAAGAATCTTGTGAAGGTTAAGGTGAAAGACAGTCTTGacacaaaaaaattaggttatgTTTATCAAGATGTTGATACTCCATGGCTAAATGCTAAACCTAAACCatgtagaaaaaaaatacaaaaaaatgtgGAAGTTGCTCaaggaattttttttggtattggTGAAGCACATGCAAGTGAGATTAATTCAAGGAGTTATGTTACGTGTCCATTGGTTTTGGATAATGTTGTTAGTACAATTGTGAAGAGGCCAAAGAAATCAAGGAGCaagaaggagaaggaagaaaaGGAAGAGGTTTTAGTGATTGAAGGGATTGAGTTTGATAAGAGTTTAGGTGTTAAGTTTGATGTTTTCAttaatgatgaagatgataagGTGATTAAGCCAGTTAATACGGAGTTTGCTGGAAGCTTTGTGAATGTACCTCATTCTTCCCATGATCACAAAAAGAAGAAGACTAATAGTTGTTTAAGGGTTGGATTAACGGATTTGTTGGAAGATTTGGGAGCTGAGGATGATGATAGCGTTGTGGTTACTTTGGTACCAAGGTATGGGAAAGGAATTGTCAAAATCAGAAATATCAAGATAGAgcttgaagattga
- the LOC11430369 gene encoding COP1-interacting protein 7 has product MDSKTILDYALFQLTPTRTRFELLVFNGAVREKIASGLFEPFISHLKFVKDEISKGGYSIRLLPPSNTAFWFSKSTFERFVRFVSTPAVLERFVSLEKEIQQIESQFEANALSMSVAIPDEGNLPHTNGNARRLSDSAKLNDVLEGVDTKEEENSKISLQRLLESRMALLRKEQAMAYTRSLVAGFDIDNIDDLVYFANAFGASRLREACINFKDLWKKKRADDLWVQEVAAMQSNLPPALSFSGSSGIILANDIAAHDQNNKNNSSTDSIPSGDENAFLENKKEDVNLSHMANVHMPMHMPWPYNVPPYMYNLQNPSQQIPSYQGYPPYLQNNMHWSSNMGVNQKPRATKKEKSHHRKGSEEYEEQETDSSDPDSGSESDSDKQKDSNNSLKDDKRKKNRRKSSGTVVIRNINYITPKRRNGNESGVSDESSLEGDAIFDEETIKQKVGDALESLQKVHKGEKRGNRKKSVTKHNKSNDAAEEDASDGGNKNENWNAFQSLLKIDAAETGIDGSEQMQSIDVQDEHFVLRNSEGTMSYAASSAPNMDFNEVPKNREVANDSFIVTQRDGGNEGGSKLDEYVDNCVPITKIRESIGEDMMLVNISREPKIELDDPLNTYAADSSQTKGRGSEDWFIVDNNLESMRNHDSPIVPIVFDGDGALSSVSEKRSDRTIIDDSFMIQGQLVDNNLSDSQWKTDMSMIEDLSSNKLETDTKEKNALSKIEEPNDLCMVLQRDSGLDSVEASRTMDYEIDFSYTEPDRRASVDDSHVNVNNNNLSDSPKKPNVIKSKVSRLSKSTPEPISRNRKPSLPRKPMVQKSQREKEDEIRKQLEEKAMERQRRIAERSASSGVGRTVPGKDQIARISSKTDKNKTQTVKETNRISSVKVRGI; this is encoded by the exons ATGGATTCCAAGACCATTCTTGATTATGCTCTGTTTCAACTCACACCAACTAGAACAAG ATTCGAGCTTTTGGTGTTTAATGGAGCTGTTCGTGAGAAAATAGCTTCTGGGTTATTTGAACCTTTCATTTCTCATCTCAAATTTGTTAAAGATGAGATCTCCAAAGGTGGATACTCTATTAGGCTATTGCCTCCATCCAACACTGCTTTCTGGTTCTCCAAATCCACCTTTGAGAG atTTGTGCGGTTTGTTAGCACACCTGCAGTTCTGGAGAGGTTTGTTAGCCTTGAAAAAGAAATCCAGCAGATTGAAAGTCAATTTGAAGCGAATGCCTTGTCGATGTCAGTTGCAATCCCGGATGAAG GAAACTTGCCACACACAAATGGAAACGCAAGGAGGTTAAGTGATTCTGCAAAG TTAAATGATGTACTTGAAGGGGTTGACACTAAAGAAGAGGAAAACTCAAA GATTTCGCTGCAACGTCTTTTGGAGTCTCGAATGGCACTACTTCGAAAAGAGCAGGCAATGGCATATACACGTAGTCTTGTTGCTGGATTTGATATTGACAACATTGATGATCTTGTATATTTTGCAAATGCATTTGGAGCATCGCGTTTAAG GGAAGCTTGCATTAATTTCAAGGATTTATGGAAGAAAAAGCGTGCAGATGATCTTTGGGTTCAAGAAGTAGCTGCAATGCAATCAAACTTACCACCGGCACTCTCATTTTCTGGATCATCAGGAATTATACTGGCGAATGACATAGCCGCCCATGACCAGAACAACAAGAATAATAGCTCTACAGACAGTATTCCTTCTGGCGACGAAAATGCAtttttagaaaacaaaaaagaag ATGTGAACTTATCACACATGGCGAATGTTCATATGCCAATGCATATGCCATGGCCTTACAATGTACCGCCATATATGTATAATCTTCAAAATCCTAGTCAGCAAATTCCTTCATACCAAGGATATCCTCCTTACCTTCAAAATAATATGCATTGGTCTTCTAACATGGGAGTGAATCAAAAACCACGAGCAACTAAAAAAGAGAAATCTCATCATagaaaaggatcagaagaataTGAAGAGCAGGAAACAGATTCCAGTGATCCTGATTCAGGGAGTGAATCTGATTCAGATAAACAGAAAGACTCAAACAATTCTTTGAAGGATGataagaggaaaaaaaacagaagGAAATCATCTGGAACAGTTGTGATACGTAATATCAACTACATCACTCCAAAAAGGAGAAATGGAAATGAGAGTGGAGTATCTGATGAATCTTCTTTAGAAGGCGATGCTATCTTCGATGAAGAAACTATCAAACAGAAGGTTGGTGATGCACTTGAATCATTGCAAAAGGTCCATAAAGGTGAAAAACGTGGCAATCGAAAAAAGTCAGTGACCAAACACAATAAATCAAATGATGCTGCTGAGGAAGATGCATCTGATGGAGGGAACAAAAATGAGAACTGGAATGCATTCCAGAGCCTTTTGAAGATAGATGCGGCGGAGACTGGAATTGATGGATCAGAACAGATGCAATCGATCGATGTTCAGGATGAACATTTTGTGTTGAGAAACTCTGAAGGAACAATGTCATACGCTGCTAGTTCTGCTCCAAACATGGATTTCAATGAAGTTCCAAAGAATCGTGAAGTTGCGAATGACTCATTTATTGTGACTCAAAGAGATGGAGGAAATGAAGGAGGATCGAAGCTGGATGAATATGTAGACAACTGTGTCCCAATTACAAAGATCAGGGAAAGTATTGGTGAAGATATGATGTTAGTAAACATATCAAGAGAGCCAAAAATTGAACTTGATGATCCGTTAAATACTTATGCTGCTGATTCATCACAAACCAAGGGAAGAGGATCAGAAGATTGGTTTATTGTTGATAACAATTTGGAAAGTATGAGAAACCATGACTCCCCGATTGTGCCTATAGTGTTTGATGGTGATGGAGCTTTATCATCAGTGAGTGAAAAAAGAAGTGATAGAACTATCATTGATGACTCCTTCATGATACAAGGTCAGTTGGTAGACAATAATCTTTCTGATTCGCAATGGAAGACGGATATGAGTATGATTGAAGATCTATCTTCCAACAAGTTAGAAACCGACACAAAAGAAAAGAATGCATTATCAAAGATAGAGGAGCCAAATGACCTCTGTATGGTTCTACAACGCGATTCGGGATTGGATTCTGTTGAAGCCTCAAGGACCATGGACTATGAAATTGACTTTTCTTACACAGAACCTGATAGAAGAGCTTCTGTTGATGATTCACATGTTAatgtcaacaacaacaatctttcTGATAGTCCAAAGAAACCCAACGTGATCAAAAGCAAAGTCTCGCGTTTGTCAAAGAGCACACCTGAACCGATTTCTAGAAACAGAAAGCCATCTCTCCCAAGAAAGCCTATGGTTCAAAAGAGCCAAAGGGAAAAG GAAGATGAAATTAGGAAGCAATTGGAAGAAAAGGCGATGGAACGACAGAGGAGAATCGCTGAAAGATCTGCATCTTCCGGTGTTGGTCGAACCGTGCCCGGGAAAGATCAAATAGCAAGGATTTCTTCAAAAACTGACAAGAATAAGACTCAAACTGTTAAAGAGACAAACAGAATCAGTTCTGTCAAGGTCAGGGGAATTTAG